One segment of Elusimicrobiota bacterium DNA contains the following:
- a CDS encoding tetratricopeptide repeat protein codes for MKPRTPQYYPLVFSSFWVERRLWGLHPAGYRAVNAALHAGNALLLSEALAVLAVPGGWAAALLFALHPVHAETAAWIAERKNLLSTLFYLLAFLSYWAFRNAAGQRRRRLYAAALGLFLCALWSKTVACTLPVAILLALAWKEDRRPGWQDLRPLLPFFAFGGALGLVTVWYEAHRVGAQGAAWALGPFERLLLAGRIPWFYLGKLAFPHPLSFVYPRWALDPGGLTQWAPPAALAVLFAGLLALRRRAEARAALFALAFFVATLFPALGFFNVYPFRYSFVADHFQYLASAGPLALLAAGLMRLRRPWGGALAAVLAAALLALTFMRSRAYRSLEELWKDTLAKNPAAWIARNNLGKLYLEQDRLGDGMDEFAKAAELFPEGAEIFNNLGVAFIRAGQPQKAVEKLGRALALKPGYSDARFNLGVALDALGLPNDALAQYAAVLKTEPDRGEARYNYALDLLRLGRPGEALPHLREAARTNPIPHSFNNLGAALAMTGDYAGAQECFRQALRLDPKNAEAAANIQRLPKH; via the coding sequence GTGAAGCCCAGGACCCCGCAGTACTACCCGCTCGTCTTCAGCTCCTTCTGGGTCGAGCGCCGCCTCTGGGGCCTGCACCCGGCGGGCTACCGCGCCGTCAACGCGGCCCTGCACGCGGGGAACGCGCTGCTCCTCTCGGAGGCCCTCGCCGTCCTCGCCGTGCCCGGCGGCTGGGCCGCCGCCCTCCTCTTCGCGCTCCATCCGGTGCACGCGGAGACGGCCGCCTGGATCGCCGAGCGCAAGAACCTGCTCTCGACCCTCTTCTATCTCCTCGCCTTCCTCTCCTACTGGGCCTTCCGGAACGCGGCGGGGCAGCGCCGCCGACGGCTCTACGCGGCGGCCCTCGGGCTCTTCCTCTGCGCGCTCTGGAGCAAGACGGTCGCCTGCACCCTGCCCGTCGCGATCCTCCTCGCGCTCGCCTGGAAGGAGGACCGCCGCCCCGGCTGGCAGGACCTCCGGCCGCTGCTGCCCTTCTTCGCGTTCGGCGGAGCCCTCGGCCTGGTCACGGTCTGGTACGAGGCCCATCGCGTCGGGGCGCAGGGCGCCGCATGGGCCCTGGGCCCCTTCGAGCGCCTTCTCCTCGCCGGCCGCATCCCCTGGTTCTATCTCGGCAAGCTGGCGTTCCCGCACCCGCTCTCCTTCGTCTATCCGCGCTGGGCGCTCGACCCGGGCGGCCTCACGCAGTGGGCGCCGCCGGCCGCCCTCGCCGTCCTCTTCGCCGGCCTCCTGGCGCTGCGCCGCCGCGCCGAGGCGCGCGCGGCGCTCTTCGCCCTCGCCTTCTTCGTCGCGACGCTCTTCCCGGCTCTCGGGTTCTTCAACGTCTACCCGTTCCGTTACTCCTTCGTCGCCGACCACTTCCAGTACCTCGCCAGCGCCGGTCCGCTCGCCCTGCTGGCCGCCGGGCTCATGCGCCTGCGCCGGCCCTGGGGCGGGGCGCTCGCCGCCGTCCTCGCCGCCGCCCTGCTCGCGCTGACCTTCATGCGCTCGCGCGCCTACCGCAGTCTCGAGGAGCTCTGGAAGGACACGCTCGCGAAGAACCCCGCGGCCTGGATCGCCCGCAACAACCTCGGGAAGCTCTACCTCGAGCAGGACCGGCTCGGAGACGGGATGGACGAGTTCGCGAAGGCGGCCGAGCTCTTCCCGGAGGGAGCGGAGATCTTCAACAACCTCGGCGTCGCCTTCATCCGCGCGGGCCAGCCGCAGAAGGCCGTCGAAAAGCTCGGCCGCGCGCTCGCGCTCAAGCCGGGCTACTCGGACGCGCGCTTCAACCTCGGCGTCGCCCTCGATGCGCTCGGGCTGCCGAACGACGCGCTGGCCCAGTACGCGGCGGTCCTCAAGACGGAGCCCGATCGGGGAGAGGCGCGCTACAACTACGCGCTCGACCTGTTGCGCCTGGGCCGTCCGGGCGAGGCCCTCCCGCACCTGCGCGAGGCCGCACGGACCAACCCCATCCCGCACTCCTTCAACAACCTCGGGGCGGCACTGGCGATGACGGGGGACTACGCGGGGGCGCAGGAGTGCTTCCGGCAGGCCCTGCGCCTCGACCCGAAGAACGCCGAAGCCGCCGCGAACATCCAGAGACTCCCTAAGCACTAA
- a CDS encoding tetratricopeptide repeat protein produces MSPRPKNAAFRRAFALTGLLLPAAFFGRLDAKAPPQEEEFRPETWHSFSMEAGAIVGELQYQERDYAGAKTNFNESLDSSMKVADPNAPFMALDLYRTSEFAVREKDYDRARRQLQILIHRYPDSEWAARGRALLAAITKELPPDDEDSADLPADSREGPDAALGRIQSALQGRRFAPALLECGLFLRRHAAHASAGEVRLLRGALLLRRGELDAAVPELEAVARGGPAGLRSRAAYLLASAQFARGDRRGLRDAVADAPDRTDRWSLLAQAWRAADEDAEGRRESALARWRLALSAPGRSALEPFLLAALAAGEDALGFGEDASHDMRRAVEAADRAKIERLSSATRLSLGHVLARARRWKESAAAYADFAERFPDHLARADALYLQGLMLRRAGRPAEAAAAFEALLRKHASSVRASDAHLQLGLLRADAGKMADAASHFEKMARAAGADAEREKESVLLIAQTRYNTKDWKGAVELYRRFLAEHPGDARTAQVEELLLTSWWMQGARAEPAFLEVLDRRPARPVAARIRWELGREALTKDDCAAALSHLGRLVSDFPEDRNVPEALFKQAECLEKTGRPADAAALWKTLPERFPQAPQAREAAFRLGNAMLKSGDYGGSEAAYRRAEAGGDALAADALYNRALALVRAGRKEEGLEAFEKFLARFPSRERAERVWLETGTMREELGRTAAAAEAYAKVRSPELRAKALFGAARCREKLKQRALARRAYEELYAVNPATDALRLNGLLRLGLLYELDEEPLKAMSVYSELVRLVSDPALKKTALERLQDLIDRKAYNEKKAPAPAKKKGAPKGGKKAKPRA; encoded by the coding sequence GTGAGCCCCCGTCCGAAAAACGCGGCGTTCAGAAGAGCCTTCGCTCTGACAGGCCTCCTTCTTCCCGCCGCGTTTTTCGGACGCCTTGATGCCAAGGCGCCCCCGCAGGAGGAGGAGTTCCGCCCGGAGACCTGGCACTCCTTCTCCATGGAAGCCGGGGCCATCGTCGGGGAGCTCCAGTACCAGGAGCGCGACTACGCGGGCGCGAAGACGAACTTCAACGAGTCCCTCGACTCGAGCATGAAGGTGGCGGACCCCAACGCGCCGTTCATGGCGCTCGACCTCTACCGGACCTCGGAGTTCGCGGTGCGCGAGAAGGACTACGACCGCGCCCGCCGCCAGCTGCAGATCCTCATCCACCGCTACCCCGACTCGGAGTGGGCGGCCCGCGGCCGCGCGCTGCTGGCGGCCATCACGAAGGAGCTCCCGCCCGACGACGAGGACTCCGCCGACCTTCCCGCGGACTCCCGCGAGGGCCCCGACGCCGCGCTCGGCCGCATCCAGTCGGCGCTGCAGGGCCGCCGCTTCGCACCCGCCCTGCTGGAATGCGGGCTCTTCCTGCGCCGCCACGCCGCTCACGCATCCGCCGGCGAGGTCCGACTCCTGCGGGGCGCTCTGCTCCTGCGCCGCGGAGAGCTCGACGCCGCCGTCCCCGAACTCGAGGCCGTCGCCCGCGGCGGCCCCGCCGGCCTGCGCTCGCGCGCCGCGTACCTGCTCGCCTCGGCGCAGTTCGCGCGAGGAGACCGGCGCGGCCTGCGCGACGCGGTCGCCGACGCTCCGGACCGGACCGACCGCTGGTCGCTGCTCGCGCAGGCCTGGCGCGCAGCCGACGAGGACGCGGAGGGCCGGCGCGAGAGCGCGCTCGCGCGCTGGCGCCTGGCCCTCTCCGCGCCGGGGCGCTCCGCGCTGGAGCCCTTCCTCCTCGCCGCGCTCGCGGCCGGGGAGGACGCTCTGGGCTTCGGCGAGGACGCGTCTCACGACATGCGCCGGGCCGTCGAGGCGGCCGACCGCGCGAAGATCGAGCGGCTCTCCAGCGCGACCCGCCTCTCCCTGGGCCACGTCCTGGCGCGCGCGCGCCGCTGGAAGGAGTCCGCCGCCGCCTACGCCGACTTCGCCGAGCGCTTCCCGGACCATCTCGCACGCGCCGACGCGCTCTACCTCCAGGGGCTCATGCTGCGCCGCGCGGGGCGGCCCGCCGAGGCCGCCGCCGCCTTCGAGGCCCTGCTCAGGAAGCACGCCTCCTCCGTGCGCGCCTCCGACGCCCACCTCCAGCTCGGCCTGCTGCGCGCCGACGCCGGGAAGATGGCGGACGCCGCGTCCCACTTCGAGAAGATGGCGCGGGCGGCCGGCGCGGACGCCGAGCGTGAGAAGGAGTCCGTGCTCCTCATCGCCCAGACCCGCTACAACACGAAAGACTGGAAGGGCGCCGTCGAACTCTACCGGAGATTCCTCGCCGAACATCCCGGCGACGCGCGTACCGCGCAGGTGGAGGAGCTGCTCCTGACGAGCTGGTGGATGCAGGGCGCGCGCGCGGAGCCCGCCTTCCTCGAGGTCCTGGACCGCCGCCCGGCGCGCCCGGTGGCCGCGCGCATCCGCTGGGAGCTCGGACGCGAGGCGCTGACGAAGGACGACTGCGCCGCGGCGTTGAGCCACCTCGGCCGGCTCGTGTCGGACTTCCCGGAGGACCGCAACGTCCCCGAGGCGCTCTTCAAGCAGGCCGAATGCCTCGAGAAGACGGGCCGCCCCGCCGACGCGGCCGCGCTCTGGAAGACGCTCCCCGAGCGCTTCCCCCAGGCGCCGCAGGCGCGCGAGGCCGCCTTCCGGCTCGGCAACGCCATGCTCAAGTCGGGTGATTACGGGGGCAGCGAGGCCGCCTACCGCCGGGCGGAGGCCGGAGGGGACGCGCTCGCGGCCGACGCGCTCTACAACCGGGCCCTGGCCCTCGTCCGGGCCGGACGCAAGGAGGAGGGGCTCGAAGCCTTCGAGAAGTTCCTCGCACGCTTCCCGAGCCGCGAGCGCGCCGAGCGGGTCTGGCTCGAGACCGGGACGATGCGCGAGGAGCTCGGCCGCACGGCCGCGGCGGCCGAGGCGTACGCGAAGGTCCGCTCGCCGGAGCTCCGCGCGAAGGCGCTCTTCGGAGCCGCCCGCTGCCGCGAGAAGCTCAAGCAGCGCGCGCTCGCGCGCCGGGCCTACGAGGAGCTCTACGCCGTGAACCCCGCCACCGATGCCCTGCGTCTCAACGGCCTCCTGCGCCTGGGACTTCTCTATGAGCTCGACGAAGAGCCGCTGAAGGCCATGTCGGTCTACAGCGAGCTCGTCCGGCTCGTCTCGGACCCCGCGCTCAAGAAGACCGCTCTCGAGCGCCTCCAGGACCTCATCGACCGCAAGGCGTACAACGAGAAGAAGGCTCCCGCGCCCGCGAAGAAGAAGGGGGCCCCGAAGGGGGGGAAGAAGGCCAAGCCCCGCGCCTAA
- a CDS encoding MotA/TolQ/ExbB proton channel family protein, whose amino-acid sequence MESMTLSQMMRVSLAMPALLVLSVLVVGQALERLYVFWAARRLPYAFWERVLARLEEGDRGGAITLCERSADPIGQAFLRLLLLPERSTERLVEAFQLHRQRFSMELNRRLGLFGTASFIAPLIGLLGTVLGIMRAFHDLAAAGTGGPAVVAAGISEALVATAAGIGVAVFSAVLYNYFTLAARERLATLDLWVLELARVLAEVPAKG is encoded by the coding sequence ATGGAAAGCATGACCCTCTCGCAGATGATGCGCGTCAGTCTCGCGATGCCGGCGCTGCTCGTCCTCTCGGTGCTCGTCGTCGGCCAGGCGCTCGAACGGCTCTACGTCTTCTGGGCGGCCCGCCGCCTGCCCTACGCCTTCTGGGAGCGCGTGCTCGCCCGCCTCGAGGAGGGCGACCGCGGAGGAGCGATCACGCTCTGCGAGCGCTCCGCCGACCCCATCGGCCAGGCCTTCCTGCGGCTGCTCCTGCTCCCCGAGCGGAGCACGGAGCGCCTCGTCGAGGCCTTCCAGCTCCACCGCCAGCGCTTCTCGATGGAGCTCAACCGCCGCCTCGGCCTCTTCGGCACGGCGAGCTTCATCGCTCCGCTCATCGGGCTCCTGGGGACCGTGCTCGGCATCATGCGCGCCTTCCACGACCTCGCGGCGGCCGGCACCGGCGGCCCCGCGGTCGTCGCCGCGGGAATCTCCGAGGCCCTCGTCGCCACCGCGGCGGGCATCGGCGTGGCCGTCTTCAGCGCGGTGCTCTACAACTACTTCACGCTCGCGGCGCGCGAGCGCCTCGCGACCCTCGACCTGTGGGTGCTCGAGCTCGCCCGCGTCCTGGCCGAGGTCCCCGCGAAGGGCTGA
- a CDS encoding biopolymer transporter ExbD, which produces MSRYPLMRLRMGQDQAEPMTEVNIIPVIDISLVLLVILFVTAPLLSYPHYPIDLPRSSAVPAPGKTVALTCTSEERLAVGSRDSSWPELEDALRAELERSPGAGVVLRVDKKVPYRTVQRLLLAAKKAGAKEIALATDPYK; this is translated from the coding sequence GTGAGCCGCTACCCGCTCATGCGCCTGCGCATGGGGCAGGACCAGGCCGAGCCCATGACCGAGGTCAACATCATCCCGGTCATCGACATCTCGCTGGTCCTGCTCGTCATCCTCTTCGTCACCGCCCCGCTCCTCTCGTACCCGCACTACCCCATCGACCTGCCGCGCTCCTCGGCCGTGCCCGCCCCGGGGAAGACCGTCGCGCTGACCTGCACGAGCGAGGAGCGCCTCGCCGTCGGCTCCCGCGACTCGAGCTGGCCGGAGCTCGAAGACGCCCTGCGCGCCGAGCTCGAGCGCAGCCCGGGAGCCGGCGTCGTGCTGCGCGTGGACAAGAAAGTGCCCTACCGCACCGTCCAGCGGCTCCTGCTCGCCGCGAAGAAGGCCGGCGCGAAGGAGATCGCGCTGGCCACGGACCCTTACAAGTGA
- the mltG gene encoding endolytic transglycosylase MltG, with product MRLKTLSAALVLGLCSALAWLALRPGGEARRLEIPPGTGAYGAAAILAREGVCPDWAFRAAAKLTGADRRLKPGVYLLRKGMGAFPALLVIREGRSERARIVVPEGFMAAQIAARLEENGVCKAADFMEYVRANNLEGYLFPTTYFFDRGTPAVDVAHHMHDAFRAAMEPVFSASPQRRFTLSQALTLAAIVQREAKLSAEMPTIAAVYVNRLDRRMRLQADPTVQYALGRDTGEWPKALRRSDLRMLSKYNTYEYFGLPPGPICSPGVEALKAALEPARTDATYFVADDKGGHIFSRTNEEHLQARAKVKRERRLQQK from the coding sequence ATGCGCCTGAAGACCCTCTCCGCCGCCCTCGTGCTGGGGCTTTGCTCGGCTCTCGCCTGGCTCGCCCTGCGTCCGGGCGGCGAGGCGCGGCGGCTCGAGATCCCCCCCGGGACCGGCGCTTACGGCGCGGCGGCCATCCTGGCCCGCGAGGGGGTCTGTCCCGACTGGGCCTTCCGGGCCGCCGCCAAGCTCACCGGCGCGGACCGCCGCCTCAAGCCCGGGGTCTACCTCCTGCGCAAGGGCATGGGCGCGTTCCCGGCCCTGCTCGTCATCCGCGAGGGGCGCAGCGAGCGCGCGCGGATCGTCGTTCCGGAGGGCTTCATGGCCGCGCAGATCGCCGCGCGGCTCGAGGAGAACGGGGTCTGCAAGGCGGCCGACTTCATGGAGTACGTCCGCGCCAACAACCTCGAGGGCTACCTCTTCCCGACGACCTATTTCTTCGACCGCGGCACGCCCGCCGTCGACGTCGCGCACCACATGCACGACGCCTTCCGCGCGGCCATGGAGCCGGTCTTCTCCGCCTCCCCGCAGAGGCGCTTCACCCTCTCCCAGGCCCTCACGCTCGCGGCCATCGTGCAGCGCGAGGCGAAGCTCTCCGCCGAGATGCCGACCATCGCCGCGGTCTACGTCAACCGTCTCGACCGGCGCATGCGCCTGCAGGCGGACCCGACGGTGCAGTACGCGCTGGGCCGGGACACCGGGGAGTGGCCGAAGGCCCTGAGGCGTTCGGACCTGCGCATGCTCTCGAAGTACAACACCTACGAGTACTTCGGCCTTCCGCCGGGCCCCATCTGCAGCCCGGGCGTGGAGGCGCTGAAGGCGGCCCTCGAGCCGGCGCGGACCGACGCGACCTACTTCGTGGCGGACGACAAGGGCGGACACATCTTCAGCCGGACCAACGAAGAGCACCTGCAGGCGCGCGCGAAGGTCAAGCGCGAGCGCCGTCTCCAGCAGAAGTAG
- the aspS gene encoding aspartate--tRNA ligase, with protein sequence MQKYRTLWCGEIGADRVGKEVHLAGWVNARRDHGGLYFFDLRDRTGVAQVVADPAQKEAFAAAGALGAEFVVSVRGRVEKRPAGRENPKIPTGLYELHAHEITVLNVSKTLPFEVQDDVVANEDTRLKYRFIDLRRPRMYGNLRVRHQAAAAARRFLDGRGFIEVETPILAKSTPEGARDFLVPCRINPGTFYALPQSPQIFKQILMVSGVERYFQFSRAFRDEDLRADRQPEHTQIDVEMSFIGEDEVHRLVEGMMADIFKATLGVEIAAPFMALDYSETMARFGSDKPDLRYDLEIADLTEDFRASAFKVFAEAAKSGGVVRALPAAAGPEGKALNRADLDKLTDLVKALGAKGLAWIRWKDEGGTVVADSPIAKFLTPSELDALKKRFAPKAGDALLFGAGPAADVSAHLGALRKELIAKLGLKPARPWALLWVRHFPLLEKDAETGNWTFTHNPFTAPLDEDIQKLESDPGSVRSYQYDLVVNGVELGSGSVRNHRVDIQERIFALMGYGKEEMRERFGLLLNALDYGAPPHGGIGIGFDRLCALLRGEDSIREVIAFPKTHKGFDLMSSAPSKVSARQLKELQIKVELPPAPDSERRP encoded by the coding sequence ATGCAAAAATACAGGACGCTTTGGTGCGGAGAGATCGGCGCGGACCGCGTCGGCAAGGAGGTCCACCTGGCCGGCTGGGTCAACGCCCGGCGCGACCACGGCGGGCTCTATTTCTTCGACCTGCGCGACCGCACCGGCGTCGCCCAGGTCGTCGCCGACCCCGCGCAGAAGGAGGCGTTCGCGGCGGCCGGAGCGCTCGGCGCGGAGTTCGTCGTCAGCGTGCGCGGCCGCGTCGAGAAGCGCCCCGCGGGCCGCGAGAACCCGAAGATCCCGACCGGGCTCTACGAGCTCCACGCCCACGAGATCACGGTCCTCAACGTCTCCAAGACCCTCCCGTTCGAAGTCCAGGACGACGTCGTCGCCAACGAGGACACGCGCCTGAAGTACCGCTTCATCGACCTGCGCCGCCCCCGCATGTACGGGAACCTGCGCGTGCGCCACCAGGCCGCCGCCGCCGCGCGCCGCTTCCTCGACGGACGCGGCTTCATCGAGGTGGAGACTCCCATCCTCGCGAAGTCCACTCCGGAAGGGGCGCGCGACTTCCTCGTGCCCTGCCGCATCAACCCCGGCACCTTCTACGCGCTTCCGCAGTCCCCTCAGATCTTCAAGCAGATCCTCATGGTCTCCGGCGTCGAGCGCTACTTCCAGTTCTCCCGCGCCTTCCGCGACGAGGACCTGCGCGCCGACCGCCAGCCCGAGCACACGCAGATCGACGTCGAGATGTCCTTCATCGGCGAGGACGAGGTCCATCGCCTCGTCGAGGGGATGATGGCCGACATCTTCAAGGCGACCCTCGGCGTGGAGATCGCCGCCCCGTTCATGGCGCTCGACTACTCCGAGACGATGGCCCGCTTCGGCTCCGACAAGCCCGATCTGCGCTACGACCTCGAGATCGCCGACCTCACCGAGGACTTCCGCGCGAGCGCCTTCAAGGTCTTCGCCGAAGCCGCGAAGTCGGGCGGCGTCGTGCGCGCGCTGCCCGCGGCGGCCGGCCCCGAGGGGAAGGCTCTCAACCGCGCCGACCTCGACAAGCTCACGGACCTCGTCAAAGCCCTGGGCGCCAAAGGCCTGGCCTGGATCCGCTGGAAGGACGAGGGGGGGACGGTCGTGGCCGACTCTCCCATCGCCAAGTTCCTCACGCCCTCGGAGCTCGACGCCCTGAAGAAGCGCTTCGCTCCGAAGGCCGGGGACGCCCTGCTTTTCGGCGCCGGGCCCGCGGCCGACGTCTCCGCGCACCTGGGAGCGCTGCGCAAGGAGCTCATCGCGAAGCTCGGCCTCAAGCCGGCGCGGCCCTGGGCGCTGCTCTGGGTGCGGCACTTCCCGCTGCTCGAGAAGGACGCCGAGACCGGAAACTGGACCTTCACCCACAACCCTTTCACCGCGCCGCTCGACGAGGACATCCAGAAGCTCGAGAGCGACCCGGGGAGCGTGCGCTCCTACCAGTACGACCTCGTCGTCAACGGCGTCGAGCTCGGCTCCGGCTCCGTGCGCAACCACCGCGTCGACATCCAGGAGAGGATCTTCGCGCTCATGGGCTACGGCAAGGAGGAGATGCGCGAGCGCTTCGGCCTCCTGCTCAACGCGCTCGACTACGGCGCGCCCCCGCACGGCGGCATCGGCATCGGCTTCGACCGCCTCTGCGCGCTCCTGCGCGGCGAGGACTCCATCCGCGAGGTCATCGCCTTCCCGAAGACCCACAAGGGCTTCGACCTCATGAGCTCGGCGCCCTCGAAAGTCTCGGCGCGCCAGCTCAAGGAACTCCAGATCAAGGTCGAGCTCCCTCCTGCGCCCGACAGCGAACGCCGTCCCTGA
- the hisS gene encoding histidine--tRNA ligase has protein sequence MSSKIQSVRGFRDLLPPESERTAALEALARAALARYGFRELRLPTVENHELFVKSTGETTDIVEKEMFAFEDAGGRRLALRPEGTPGAVRAFLQHSLSQGGPACKLYYVGSMFRAERPQAGRYREFEQIGAETLGNPHPAADVESILALKAVFDAAGLEGRVKLRLNNLGCDEDPSCRPGFRARLKEYLSAREAELCESCRRRVGRNPLRALDCKADGPRLAADAPRLEPCAACAAHVGTVSRALSAEGCAHVYPDANLVRGLDYYTRTVFEFTAAGVGAQDALAGGGRYDGLVGSMGGPATPAVGWALGVERTLMAALAADPEGAALRRAMPAEKPDVFVALQGRGDEADAAGMRLLEAVRRAGLRAAGGLFASSLKAQMREANRCGARFVAILGEEELKSGACTLKDMTGGAERRVALDEVAAAARAA, from the coding sequence ATGTCCTCGAAGATCCAGAGCGTCCGCGGCTTCCGCGACCTCCTGCCGCCCGAGTCCGAGCGCACGGCCGCCCTCGAGGCGCTCGCGCGCGCCGCGCTCGCGCGCTACGGTTTCCGCGAGCTCCGCCTGCCGACCGTCGAGAACCACGAGCTCTTCGTGAAGTCGACCGGCGAGACCACCGACATCGTCGAGAAGGAGATGTTCGCCTTCGAAGACGCCGGCGGACGCCGGCTGGCCCTGCGCCCCGAGGGGACCCCGGGGGCGGTGCGCGCCTTCCTGCAGCACTCCCTCTCGCAGGGCGGACCGGCCTGCAAGCTCTACTATGTCGGCTCGATGTTCCGCGCCGAGCGCCCGCAGGCCGGACGCTACCGCGAGTTCGAGCAGATCGGCGCCGAGACCCTGGGCAACCCCCACCCCGCCGCCGACGTCGAGTCCATCCTGGCGCTCAAGGCCGTCTTCGACGCGGCCGGGCTCGAGGGGCGCGTGAAGCTCCGTCTCAACAACCTCGGCTGCGACGAGGACCCCTCCTGCCGCCCGGGCTTCCGCGCCCGCCTGAAGGAGTACCTCTCGGCCCGCGAGGCGGAGCTCTGCGAGAGCTGCCGGCGCCGCGTCGGACGCAACCCGCTGCGCGCTCTCGACTGCAAGGCCGACGGTCCGCGCCTCGCCGCCGACGCTCCCCGCCTGGAGCCCTGCGCCGCCTGCGCGGCCCACGTCGGGACGGTCTCTCGCGCGCTGAGCGCCGAGGGCTGCGCCCACGTCTACCCGGACGCGAACCTCGTGCGCGGTCTCGACTACTACACCCGCACCGTCTTCGAGTTCACCGCCGCGGGCGTCGGCGCTCAGGACGCGCTCGCCGGCGGAGGCCGCTACGACGGGCTCGTCGGCTCCATGGGCGGCCCGGCGACGCCCGCCGTCGGCTGGGCGCTCGGCGTCGAGCGCACGCTCATGGCGGCCCTGGCCGCCGACCCCGAAGGGGCGGCGCTGCGCCGCGCCATGCCCGCCGAGAAGCCCGACGTCTTCGTCGCGCTCCAGGGACGCGGAGACGAGGCCGACGCCGCGGGGATGCGCCTGCTCGAGGCCGTGCGCCGCGCCGGCCTGCGGGCGGCGGGGGGGCTCTTCGCCTCCAGCCTCAAGGCGCAGATGCGCGAGGCCAACCGCTGTGGCGCCCGCTTCGTGGCCATCCTCGGCGAAGAGGAGCTCAAGAGCGGCGCGTGCACGCTCAAGGACATGACCGGCGGCGCGGAACGCCGCGTCGCGCTCGACGAAGTCGCCGCCGCCGCCCGCGCGGCCTGA
- a CDS encoding biopolymer transporter ExbD, which yields MNPFLAEEERKAISDINVVPLADVSLVLLIILLVLSPMMTPSALTVRAAGRDAAQAAPEPAAAQAPEPEPVLVVSLSPDGTIGAAGRRFPGPGEFMAFVREELARRTDRKVFVAPHPDVPHGRVVHMLETLRYNGASSVALVQTEETQPPAAAPGPGAP from the coding sequence TTGAACCCCTTCCTCGCGGAGGAGGAGCGCAAGGCCATCAGCGACATCAACGTCGTGCCGCTGGCCGACGTCTCGCTGGTCCTGCTCATCATCCTCCTCGTCCTCTCCCCGATGATGACCCCCTCGGCGCTGACGGTGAGGGCCGCCGGCCGCGACGCCGCGCAAGCCGCCCCCGAACCCGCCGCGGCGCAGGCCCCCGAGCCGGAGCCCGTGCTGGTGGTCTCCCTCTCCCCCGACGGGACGATCGGCGCGGCCGGACGACGCTTCCCCGGCCCCGGGGAGTTCATGGCCTTCGTGCGCGAGGAGCTGGCCCGGCGCACCGACCGGAAAGTGTTCGTGGCGCCCCACCCGGACGTCCCGCACGGGCGCGTCGTCCACATGCTCGAGACGCTGCGCTACAACGGCGCCTCCTCGGTGGCCCTCGTCCAGACCGAGGAGACTCAGCCACCGGCCGCCGCGCCGGGTCCGGGGGCTCCGTGA
- a CDS encoding TonB family protein: MGIYERGESFRRDLAFITVAVLLHGGLLLKDPALIWGPSSAPQDHNIPVELVASPTPSLAPVPAAAEEKDTMPAYGQGEYRPEEARAGAPEPRPEAKKPEAKPKKPALSPEMLRELALKKAERKERLAAERAERVRLAQEQARIRAEQVAERKRRKVELESRLAMLPDPDDALQDALAAAPAPARASRPGAETRAPQAEVADPRGRGGSTTRDLEPAGGGPVQDGGGVAWSLEGPVGNRRLAHREVPACPDWVSERGLDLVVQIRFQVLEDGTVQRAMAVRRTSGFPELDRVALDALGRWRFEAVRGSAPDTWGVVTFHFTMG; this comes from the coding sequence ATGGGCATCTACGAACGCGGCGAAAGCTTCCGGCGGGACCTCGCTTTCATCACCGTCGCCGTCCTCCTCCACGGCGGCCTCCTGCTCAAGGACCCGGCGCTCATCTGGGGGCCCTCCTCCGCCCCCCAGGACCATAACATCCCGGTCGAACTCGTCGCCTCGCCGACCCCCTCGCTGGCCCCCGTGCCGGCCGCGGCCGAGGAGAAGGACACCATGCCCGCCTACGGGCAGGGCGAGTACCGGCCCGAGGAAGCCCGCGCCGGCGCCCCGGAGCCCAGGCCGGAGGCGAAGAAGCCCGAGGCCAAGCCGAAGAAGCCCGCCCTCTCCCCCGAGATGCTCCGCGAGCTCGCCCTGAAGAAGGCCGAGCGCAAAGAGCGCCTCGCCGCCGAGCGCGCCGAGCGCGTCCGCCTCGCTCAGGAACAGGCCCGCATCCGCGCCGAGCAGGTCGCCGAGCGCAAACGCCGCAAGGTGGAGCTCGAGAGCCGGCTCGCCATGCTCCCCGACCCCGACGACGCCCTCCAGGACGCCCTCGCCGCCGCCCCCGCGCCGGCGCGCGCATCCCGCCCCGGCGCCGAGACCCGCGCGCCTCAGGCCGAGGTCGCCGACCCCCGCGGCCGAGGCGGCTCCACGACGCGCGACCTGGAGCCCGCCGGCGGCGGTCCCGTGCAGGACGGCGGCGGCGTCGCCTGGTCGCTCGAGGGTCCGGTGGGCAACCGCCGCCTCGCGCACCGCGAGGTGCCGGCCTGCCCCGACTGGGTCTCCGAGCGCGGTCTCGACCTCGTCGTCCAGATCCGCTTCCAGGTCCTCGAGGACGGCACCGTCCAGCGCGCGATGGCCGTGCGCCGCACCTCCGGCTTCCCCGAGCTCGACCGCGTCGCGCTCGACGCCCTCGGGCGCTGGCGCTTCGAGGCCGTCCGCGGCTCCGCGCCCGACACCTGGGGCGTCGTGACCTTCCACTTCACCATGGGATAA